Proteins co-encoded in one Candidatus Korarchaeum sp. genomic window:
- a CDS encoding fibrillarin-like rRNA/tRNA 2'-O-methyltransferase codes for MRVKEDENFKNVYWILDGKKLLATRNLTPGIKVYDETLREVQGVEYRIWNPKRSKLAAAIYNGLKNFPFRRGSKVLYLGIASGTTASHISDIIEESGVIFGVEVAHWVMRDLLRVAEFRKNIVPILESARRPYNYSWLVTEVDVIYEDVAQPDQVDILLKNSDLFLKSGGVAIIAVKASSIDVTLSPKKIYKRVEREVLETGRYELLESIDLSPYDPKHAMILFRKK; via the coding sequence GTGAGAGTAAAGGAGGATGAAAATTTTAAGAATGTTTACTGGATTTTGGACGGGAAGAAGCTTTTGGCCACGAGGAACTTAACTCCCGGGATCAAAGTATACGATGAGACATTGAGGGAAGTTCAGGGTGTGGAATACAGGATATGGAACCCGAAGAGATCGAAGTTAGCTGCAGCGATATACAATGGATTGAAGAACTTCCCGTTCAGGAGGGGATCCAAGGTCCTCTACCTCGGCATAGCCTCTGGCACGACTGCCTCTCATATAAGCGATATTATAGAGGAGAGCGGGGTGATATTCGGAGTAGAGGTAGCGCACTGGGTGATGAGAGATCTTCTTAGAGTAGCCGAATTCAGGAAGAATATCGTTCCGATATTGGAGAGCGCTAGGAGACCTTACAACTATAGTTGGCTCGTTACAGAGGTCGATGTCATCTATGAGGATGTCGCTCAACCGGATCAAGTAGATATCTTGCTCAAGAACTCTGACTTATTCCTGAAGAGCGGTGGGGTAGCTATCATAGCTGTCAAGGCGAGCAGTATAGATGTCACACTCTCCCCCAAGAAGATATACAAGAGAGTTGAGAGGGAGGTCTTAGAAACCGGTAGATATGAGCTCCTCGAATCCATAGACCTCTCCCCATACGATCCTAAGCATGCCATGATCCTCTTCAGGAAGAAGTGA
- a CDS encoding 30S ribosomal protein S30e — MPRGTHGALNKAGKVRSLTPKVEARERRSPPPRVRMKLLYYKRYVLNRKPGQHPI; from the coding sequence ATGCCCAGGGGAACTCACGGTGCCCTAAATAAAGCGGGTAAAGTTAGATCGCTCACTCCCAAAGTAGAGGCTAGGGAGAGGAGGAGCCCCCCACCTAGAGTCAGGATGAAGCTCCTGTACTATAAGAGGTATGTGCTCAATAGGAAACCCGGACAACATCCGATATGA